A genomic window from Tachyglossus aculeatus isolate mTacAcu1 chromosome 9, mTacAcu1.pri, whole genome shotgun sequence includes:
- the LOC119932076 gene encoding basic proline-rich protein-like: MATSLPAPRGKQEPRTHCHLNLRARARAARMQTLLCFFLRSSELPCALQRSSAFSCALLSSPALFGAPLLSTALLCFLLRSSELPCALQRSSALSCAPLPSPALYCAPPLSPVLYDDALHSTSAVVRHPPAPASGPPGGGLASPSPGRAAPRSAAQGAGGRGQGAGATARGQGAQPGDRGHRPGAGGRGPGAGGRGSLASQPASTLSAPGWGRPKPQPPGHLAAAPSLPPSLLPVAGAAPSLSLPLPPSVLPGPVCGSRSRCRSGPRPPRIPRTPQPSAPPDPPDPPAVAAAAEQADHPHKSRNTCICPPPRSSSDHPALSPDHPGPSQTIPDLPGPSSDFPGPVRTSLDHPGPARASQDRLPPPPPGPARTSQEPPPPGSVRPFQGPQDPPPEPALTSQDPPGPPRTTKDLPGPPRICPALPGPPEPARTSQDPPQDLPEFSRTSQDPPRTCPTFPGPPRTFPDPPGSARPFQDPQDPPRTCPDPPGSALTSQDPPGPARASQDPPRIYPALAGHPPPPRTCPHLPGSPRTCPSLPGPPPGSVRPFQDPQDPPSQNLPRPPRTPPPRICPALPGPPGPPLGPARASQDPPGPVWPSQDLPGPPRTPQDLSSPPWTCLDSSRPSAAPGSGGAGEHKKAFTSSSSSSSSHTSSDSTITGNIYSSEVLTGYFGKGDGGEKEISWCMWYTQEDENTAKEKFHGTLFCKQLQTQADIFQQQH; this comes from the exons ATGGCCACCTCACTGCCCGCCCCCCGCGGCAAACAGGAGCCACGGACACATTGCCACCTAAACCTCCGGGCCCGGGCCAGGGCGGCCCGGATGCAAA CGCTACTCTGCTTTTTCCTGCGCTCTTCTGAGCTCCCCTGCGCTCTACAGCGCTCCTCTGCTTTCTCCTGCGCTCTTCTGAGCTCCCCTGCGCTCTTCGGCGCTCCTCTGCTCTCTACAGCGCTCCTCTGCTTTCTCCTGCGCTCCTCTGAGCTCCCCTGCGCTCTACAGCGCTCCTCTGCGCTTTCCTgcgctcctctgccctcccctgcaCTTTACTGTGCTCCTCCGCTCTCCCCTGTGCTCTATGACGATGCCCTGCACTCTACTAgt GCTGTAGTCCGCCACCCCCCCGCTCCGGCCTCCGGCCCCCCGGGAGGCGGGCTGGCATCGCCCAGCCCCGGGAGGGCAGCGCCTCGGTCAGCCgcgcagggggcagggggcagggggcagggggcaggggccacAGCCCGGGGACAGGGGGCACAGCCCGGGGACAGGGGGCacaggccgggggccgggggccgggggccgggggccgggggccggggcagcTTGGCCAGCCAGCCGGCTAGCACATTGTCCGCTCCGGGCTGGGGCCGGCCCAAGCCCCAGCCGCCCGGGCACTTGGccgctgccccctccctccctccctccctcctcccggtgGCCGGCgctgccccctctctctctctccccctccctccctccgtcctcccGGGTCCTGTTTGCGGGTCCCGGTCCCGGTGCCGGTCCGG CCCTCGGCCCCCCCGGATCCCCCGGACCCCTCAGCCCTcggcccccccggaccccccggaccccccggccGTGGCTGCGGCGGCGGAGCAGGCAGACCATCCGCACAAGTCCCGAAATACTTGCATATGCCCGCCTCCCCGGAGCTCCTCGGACCACCCCGCACTCTCCCCAGACCATCCCGGACCTTCCCAGACCATCCCGGACCTGCCCGGACCCTCATCGGACTTCCCCGGACCTGTCCGGACTTCCCTGGACCACCCAGGACCTGCCCGGGCCTCCCAGGaccgcctcccgcccccccccccaggaccagCCCGGACCTCCCAGGAACCCCCCCCACCAGGATCTGTCCGGCCCTTCCAGGGCCCCCAGGACCCCCCTCCCGAACCTGCCCTGACCTCCCAGGACCCTCCCGGACCCCCCAGGACCACCAAGGACCTGCCCGGACCCCCTAGGATCTGTCCGGCCCTTCCAGGACCCCCAGAACCTGCCCGGACCTCCCAGGACCCCCCCCAGGACCTGCCCGAGTTTTCCAGGACCTCCCAGGACCCCCCCAGGACCTGCCCGACTTTTCCAGGACCCCCCAGGACCTTCCCGGACCCCCCAGGATCTGCCCGGCCTTTccaggacccccaggacccccccaggACCTGCCCGGACCCCCCAGGATCTGCCCTGACCTCCCAGGACCCCCCAGGACCTGCCCGGGCCTCCCAGGACCCCCCCAGGATCTATCCGGCCCTTgcaggacacccccccccccccagaacctGCCCGCACCTCCCAGGATCCCCCAGGACCTGTCCGAGCCTCCCAGGACCCCCCCCTGGATCTGTCCGCCCCTTccaggacccccaggaccccccctcCCAGAACCTGCCCAGGCctcccaggacccccccccccaggatcTGTCCGGCCCTTccaggacccccaggaccccccctaGGACCTGCCCGGGCCTCCCAGGACCCCCCAGGACCTGTCTGGCCCTCCCAGGACCTGCCCGGGCCTCCCAGGACCCCCCAGGACCTGTCCAGCCCTCCATGGACCTGCCTGGACAGTTCCCGGCCCTCTGCAGCCCCCGGATCGGGGGGTGCAG GAGAGCACAAG AAAGCCTTTACCTCTTcttccagtagtagtagtagccataCTAGTAGTGATAGTACTATTACTGGTAATATTTATTCAAGTGAGGTGTTGACTGGATATTTTGGGAAGGGTgacggaggggagaaagagatctCATGGTGCATGTG GTACACACAGGAAGATGAAAACACAGCGAAAGAAAAGTTCCATGGAACTTTATTTTGTAAGCAGCTCCAGACTCAAGCTGACATTTTCCAGCAGCAACACTGA